A window of Salvelinus alpinus chromosome 31, SLU_Salpinus.1, whole genome shotgun sequence contains these coding sequences:
- the LOC139561115 gene encoding mediator of RNA polymerase II transcription subunit 11, with translation MANDRLRALEEVENQIATILQCAGNIVLELSKDKHNASFLDRQLSQFTGSVSRVETELSSQIKYLTQVATGQPHEGSTYSARKDCQMALNRAEYARVKLGELGRTCEVMLDPQP, from the exons ATGGCGAATGACCGACTGAGAGCTTTGGAGGAGGTTGAGAATCAAATTGCAACGATTCTGCAGTGCGCCG GTAACATCGTGTTGGAGCTGTCTAAAGACAAGCACAATGCCAGTTTCCTGGACAGACAGCTTAGTCAGTTTACTGGCTCGGTCAGCAGAGTGGAGACTGAACTCAGCTCACAGATCAAATACCTCACACAG gTTGCCACAGGCCAGCCCCACGAAGGCTCCACATACTCAGCTAGGAAGGACTGTCAGATGGCCCTGAACAGAGCAGAGTACGCCAGGGTCAAACTGGGAGAGCTGGGACGCACCTGCGAAGTCATGCTGGATCCACAACCCTGA